A genomic region of Streptomyces diastaticus subsp. diastaticus contains the following coding sequences:
- a CDS encoding ATP-binding protein, with product MISQPSRHCAVELHALPPRIGQVRRIVSAQLRHWRLDPLVDRAALGVTELLTNVHRHAGPDKHCTVEIELLLDRLTVSVRDHDPRLPVVRDAESYATCGRGLALVAAISECWGVRPWGENSGKVVWFALSAPRPDPAEPADAALYGGTTPGPLAAAVLDGALPGLAAGPSAPARSAFVG from the coding sequence GTGATCAGCCAGCCGAGCAGACATTGCGCGGTGGAGCTCCATGCCCTGCCGCCACGGATCGGCCAGGTACGCAGAATCGTCTCGGCGCAGCTGCGTCACTGGCGGCTCGATCCCCTCGTCGACCGAGCCGCACTCGGTGTCACCGAGTTGCTCACCAACGTCCACCGGCACGCCGGACCCGACAAGCACTGCACGGTGGAGATCGAGCTGCTGCTCGACCGCCTCACCGTCTCCGTCCGCGACCACGACCCGCGTCTGCCGGTGGTCCGGGACGCCGAGTCGTACGCCACCTGCGGGCGCGGCCTCGCCCTGGTGGCCGCGATCAGCGAATGCTGGGGCGTGCGCCCCTGGGGGGAGAACAGCGGGAAGGTGGTGTGGTTCGCCCTGTCCGCTCCCCGCCCCGACCCGGCCGAGCCGGCCGACGCCGCCCTGTACGGCGGGACGACACCCGGCCCGTTGGCGGCCGCCGTGCTGGACGGCGCGCTCCCCGGCCTGGCAGCAGGCCCCTCGGCTCCCGCCCGGTCGGCCTTCGTCGGCTGA
- a CDS encoding ROK family protein, producing MNGKSAPRTPGGTPPRTRLERGRGALGPALELVRTGRAPTRAVLTSELGVTRATAGVVAAELATLGLIRVDARPTAEGSQGRPSHRLSVDPEGPVVLAAQVHADGFRAALVGLGGQIVATTPGCETVGADPAEVIGAVVDAGAGLLAETGRRCVGAGLAVPSAVAEPDGTALNPLHLAWPPGAPVREIFRRCVAGAGVPGPAFAANDVNLAALAEHRHGAGRGARDLLCVATGHRGVGGALVLDGRLHSGSSGLALEVGHLTAAPDGRPCHCGGRGCLDVETDPLAFLAAAGHRPGPEGSLLQQARDLIAARPDDPAVREAVTVLVDRLGSGLAGLVNILNPDRVILGGLHRTLLEAAPERLRAVVADRSLWGRSGSVPILSCTLDHNSLVGAAELAWQPVLDDPLAALAAL from the coding sequence ATGAACGGCAAGTCCGCGCCCCGCACGCCCGGCGGCACACCCCCACGGACGCGGCTCGAACGAGGGCGCGGCGCGCTCGGCCCCGCCCTGGAACTCGTCCGCACCGGCCGGGCCCCCACCCGGGCCGTCCTCACCTCGGAACTCGGCGTCACCCGTGCCACCGCAGGCGTCGTCGCCGCCGAACTCGCCACGCTCGGCCTCATCCGCGTCGACGCCCGCCCCACCGCGGAGGGCTCCCAGGGCCGCCCCTCGCACCGCCTCTCGGTGGACCCGGAAGGGCCGGTCGTCCTCGCCGCACAGGTGCACGCCGACGGGTTCCGCGCCGCGCTGGTGGGCCTCGGCGGGCAGATCGTCGCCACCACCCCCGGTTGCGAGACCGTCGGCGCCGACCCGGCCGAGGTGATCGGCGCCGTGGTGGACGCCGGGGCGGGGCTGCTCGCCGAGACCGGGCGGCGGTGCGTGGGCGCCGGGCTGGCGGTGCCCTCGGCCGTCGCCGAACCCGACGGCACCGCCCTCAACCCGCTCCACCTCGCCTGGCCCCCCGGCGCCCCGGTCCGCGAGATCTTCCGCCGGTGCGTGGCCGGCGCCGGAGTGCCGGGCCCCGCCTTCGCCGCCAACGACGTCAACCTCGCCGCCCTCGCCGAGCACCGCCACGGCGCCGGACGCGGCGCCCGCGACCTGCTCTGCGTCGCCACCGGGCACCGGGGCGTCGGCGGCGCGCTGGTGCTGGACGGGCGGCTGCACAGCGGCAGTTCCGGGCTGGCCCTGGAGGTCGGCCACCTCACCGCCGCGCCGGACGGCCGCCCCTGCCACTGCGGCGGGCGCGGCTGCCTCGACGTGGAGACCGATCCCCTGGCCTTCCTCGCCGCCGCCGGACACCGGCCCGGCCCCGAGGGCTCCCTGCTCCAGCAGGCGCGGGACCTGATCGCGGCCCGCCCCGACGACCCGGCGGTGCGGGAGGCCGTCACCGTCCTCGTCGACCGGCTCGGCTCCGGACTCGCGGGACTGGTCAACATCCTCAACCCGGACCGGGTGATCCTCGGCGGGCTGCACCGCACGCTCCTGGAGGCCGCCCCCGAGCGGCTGCGGGCCGTCGTCGCCGACCGCAGCCTGTGGGGGCGCAGCGGCAGCGTGCCGATCCTCTCCTGCACGCTCGACCACAACAGCCTCGTCGGCGCCGCCGAGCTGGCCTGGCAGCCGGTGCTGGACGACCCGCTGGCGGCCCTGGCCGCCCTCTGA
- a CDS encoding alpha-ketoglutarate-dependent dioxygenase AlkB family protein codes for MPALIPRPRATPAPGAVHVPEWLPEERQRTLVEACRAWARGPVPMHRTELPGGGVMSVRSVCLGWHWSPYRYTRTAGDVNGAPVAPLPQWLVALGRRAVADAYQDEAAGEAYRPDVALINFYGPGATMGMHQDKDERSSAPVVSLSVGDACLFRLGNTGDRGRPWQDIRLETGDLLVFGGPSRFAYHGVPKVYPGTAEPSVGPAAGRLNLTLRVTGLPG; via the coding sequence ATGCCCGCGCTCATCCCCCGTCCCCGCGCCACACCGGCCCCGGGCGCCGTACACGTACCGGAGTGGCTGCCCGAGGAGCGGCAGCGGACGCTGGTCGAGGCGTGCCGCGCGTGGGCGCGGGGACCGGTGCCGATGCACCGCACCGAGCTGCCGGGTGGCGGGGTGATGTCGGTGCGGAGCGTGTGCCTGGGGTGGCACTGGAGCCCGTACCGGTACACGCGGACGGCCGGTGACGTGAACGGCGCACCGGTCGCGCCCCTGCCGCAGTGGCTGGTGGCGCTGGGGCGGCGGGCGGTCGCCGACGCCTACCAGGACGAGGCGGCGGGGGAGGCGTACCGGCCGGACGTGGCGCTGATCAACTTCTACGGGCCGGGCGCCACCATGGGGATGCACCAGGACAAGGACGAGAGGTCGAGCGCGCCGGTCGTCTCGCTCAGCGTCGGCGACGCCTGCCTGTTCCGGCTCGGCAACACCGGCGACCGTGGCCGGCCGTGGCAGGACATCCGGCTGGAGACGGGCGACCTGCTGGTGTTCGGCGGGCCGTCCCGCTTCGCGTACCACGGCGTGCCCAAGGTGTACCCGGGCACCGCCGAGCCCTCCGTCGGCCCGGCGGCGGGCCGCCTCAACCTCACTCTCAGGGTCACCGGGCTGCCTGGCTGA
- a CDS encoding MFS transporter yields the protein MPLINKTGSTAPRSAPSPSSLSVLRRALTVFFALDGFVFAGWVVRIPAIKEQTQASASGLGMALLGVSAGAVVTMTLTGRLCRRHGSGPVTVAGALLLAFGVTLPPLTHSALTLGLVLLVFGAAYGGINVAMNSAAVDVVAALGRPVMPTFHAAFSLGGMVGAGLGGIVAGHLSPTWHLLLLGAVTLLVTLATAPVLLRHPVPAPVRPEPAEGAATAPLAGRARALVAVFGLIAFCTAYGEGALADWGALHLQQDLAARPGTAAAGYAVFALAMTVGRLSGTALLERAGRTATLVGGGIVAAAGMLVGALAPSLWAALLGFAVTGLGLANLFPVAVERAGALTGPSGVAAASTLGYGGMLLGPPAIGFMADWVSLPAALVSVAVLAGLAAGVGWGTRGAARA from the coding sequence GTGCCGCTCATAAACAAAACCGGGTCCACCGCCCCGCGCAGCGCCCCCTCCCCCTCCTCCCTGTCGGTCCTCCGCCGCGCCCTCACGGTCTTCTTCGCCCTGGACGGCTTCGTCTTCGCCGGGTGGGTCGTCCGCATCCCCGCCATCAAGGAACAGACCCAGGCGTCCGCGAGCGGCCTCGGGATGGCACTGCTCGGTGTCTCGGCGGGCGCCGTGGTGACGATGACCCTGACCGGGCGGCTCTGCCGGCGTCACGGCAGCGGGCCCGTCACGGTCGCCGGAGCGCTGCTGCTGGCCTTCGGGGTGACACTGCCGCCCCTCACCCACTCCGCGCTCACCCTCGGCCTGGTCCTTCTCGTCTTCGGTGCCGCCTACGGCGGGATCAACGTGGCGATGAACAGCGCCGCCGTCGACGTGGTCGCGGCACTCGGACGCCCCGTCATGCCCACCTTCCACGCCGCCTTCAGCCTCGGCGGGATGGTCGGCGCGGGACTCGGCGGGATCGTGGCCGGGCACCTGTCGCCCACCTGGCACCTGCTGCTGCTCGGCGCCGTCACCCTCCTGGTCACCCTCGCCACCGCGCCGGTGCTGCTCCGGCACCCGGTGCCCGCTCCCGTACGGCCCGAACCTGCCGAGGGGGCCGCCACCGCCCCGCTCGCCGGGCGGGCCCGCGCCCTCGTCGCCGTCTTCGGCCTGATCGCCTTCTGCACCGCCTACGGTGAAGGCGCCCTCGCCGACTGGGGCGCCCTCCACCTTCAGCAGGACCTGGCCGCCCGGCCGGGCACCGCTGCCGCCGGATACGCCGTGTTCGCCCTGGCGATGACGGTGGGCAGGCTCAGCGGGACCGCGCTGCTCGAACGTGCCGGGCGTACCGCCACGCTGGTCGGCGGGGGGATCGTCGCGGCGGCGGGCATGCTCGTCGGAGCCCTCGCGCCCTCGTTGTGGGCCGCGCTCCTCGGCTTCGCCGTGACCGGGCTCGGCCTCGCCAACCTCTTCCCCGTGGCCGTCGAACGGGCCGGGGCACTCACCGGGCCCAGCGGCGTGGCCGCCGCCTCGACCCTGGGGTACGGCGGGATGCTGCTGGGGCCGCCCGCCATCGGCTTCATGGCCGACTGGGTCTCGCTCCCCGCCGCCCTGGTCAGCGTGGCCGTCCTCGCCGGACTGGCCGCGGGGGTCGGATGGGGCACGCGGGGGGCTGCCCGCGCTTGA
- a CDS encoding geranylgeranyl reductase family protein — MSSENSAGDDRQVWDVVVVGAGPAGASAAYAAAVAGRRVLLLEKAELPRYKTCGGGIIGPSRDNLPPGFDLPLQDRVRAVTFSLDGRFARTRRSRQMLFGLVNRPEFDQRLVEAAQKAGAELRTGATVLRVEQHGPAVPDRRTVAVFVQTTGPSGERGEETLLARAVVGADGSASRIGAHVGVKLDQVDLGLEAEIPVPETVAEDWQGRVLIDWGPMPGSYGWVFPKGDTLTVGVISARGEGAATKRYLTDFIARLGLAGFEPALSSGHLTRCRTDDSPLSRGRVVVCGDAAGLLEPWTREGISYALRSGRLAGEWALRIAEAHDAVDARRQALNYAFAVKAGLGVEMAVGRRLHQLFARRPGMLHAALTGVRPAWNAFAKVTRGATTLGELIRNHPMAARVLAGRD; from the coding sequence GTGAGCAGCGAGAACTCAGCCGGTGACGACCGGCAGGTGTGGGACGTCGTCGTGGTCGGGGCAGGCCCCGCCGGAGCGTCGGCGGCCTACGCGGCGGCCGTGGCGGGGCGTCGCGTCCTGCTGCTGGAGAAGGCGGAACTGCCCCGTTACAAGACCTGCGGCGGCGGCATCATCGGCCCGTCCCGGGACAATCTGCCGCCCGGTTTCGACCTGCCGCTCCAGGACCGCGTGCGAGCGGTGACCTTCTCGCTCGACGGCCGCTTCGCCCGTACGCGCCGGTCCCGGCAGATGCTCTTCGGCCTCGTCAACCGCCCCGAGTTCGACCAGCGGTTGGTCGAGGCGGCGCAGAAGGCGGGGGCGGAGCTGCGAACCGGGGCCACCGTGCTCCGGGTGGAGCAGCACGGGCCCGCCGTACCCGACCGGCGGACGGTCGCCGTCTTCGTGCAGACCACCGGCCCCTCCGGCGAGCGCGGGGAGGAGACGCTGCTGGCCCGTGCCGTGGTCGGGGCGGACGGCAGCGCCAGCCGCATAGGCGCACATGTCGGGGTCAAGCTGGACCAGGTCGACCTCGGGCTGGAGGCGGAGATCCCGGTGCCGGAGACCGTGGCCGAGGACTGGCAGGGGCGGGTGCTCATCGACTGGGGCCCGATGCCCGGCAGTTACGGCTGGGTCTTCCCCAAGGGCGACACCCTGACCGTCGGGGTGATCTCCGCCCGCGGCGAGGGCGCCGCCACCAAGCGCTACCTCACCGACTTCATCGCCCGGCTCGGCCTGGCCGGCTTCGAACCCGCCCTGTCCTCCGGGCACCTGACGCGCTGCCGTACGGACGACTCGCCGCTCTCCCGGGGCCGGGTCGTCGTCTGCGGCGACGCGGCCGGGCTGCTGGAGCCGTGGACCCGCGAGGGGATCTCCTACGCGCTGCGCTCGGGCAGGCTCGCGGGGGAGTGGGCGTTGCGGATCGCCGAGGCGCACGACGCCGTGGACGCCCGGCGACAGGCCCTCAACTACGCCTTCGCCGTCAAGGCGGGACTCGGTGTGGAGATGGCCGTGGGACGGCGGCTCCATCAGCTCTTCGCGCGGCGCCCAGGGATGCTGCACGCCGCGCTGACCGGGGTACGGCCGGCCTGGAACGCCTTCGCCAAGGTCACCCGTGGGGCCACGACCCTGGGCGAGTTGATCCGGAATCACCCGATGGCGGCGCGCGTGCTCGCCGGGCGTGACTGA
- a CDS encoding dipeptidase: MPSTPIAESVAALMPRAKEELTELVAFRSVADEEQFPRAECEAAADWVADALRAEGFQDVDLLDTPDGTRSVYGYLPGPEGARTVLLYAHYDVQPPLDEAAWASPPFTLTERDGRWYGRGAADCKGGFLMHLLALRALKADGGVPVHVKVIAEGSEEQGTGGLERYAEAHPDLLRADAIVIGDCGNFRVGMPTVTATLRGMAMVRLTVDTLAGNLHSGQFGGAAPDALAALIRVLDSLRAEDGSTAVDGLASDAAWPGLQYPEEEFRKDAKVLDGVGLTGAGTVADRIWARPSATVIGIDCPPVVGATPSVQASARALISLRVPPGVDAADAAELLTAHLERHVPWGARARVEQIGQGQPFRADTSSPAYRAMAEAMAAAYPGEEMHEAGQGGSIPLCNTLGSLYPEAEILLIGLSEPEAQIHAPNESVDPVELERLAVTEAYFLQNYARTAASG; this comes from the coding sequence ATGCCGTCCACTCCGATCGCCGAGTCCGTCGCCGCGCTGATGCCGCGCGCGAAGGAGGAGCTCACCGAGCTCGTGGCCTTCCGTTCGGTCGCGGACGAGGAGCAGTTCCCCCGCGCGGAGTGCGAGGCGGCGGCCGACTGGGTGGCCGACGCGCTGCGCGCCGAGGGCTTCCAGGACGTGGACCTGCTCGACACGCCGGACGGCACCCGGTCGGTCTACGGCTACCTGCCCGGCCCCGAGGGCGCGCGCACCGTCCTGCTCTACGCCCACTACGACGTGCAGCCTCCGCTGGACGAGGCGGCCTGGGCCTCCCCGCCCTTCACGCTGACCGAGCGGGACGGCCGCTGGTACGGGCGGGGCGCCGCCGACTGCAAGGGCGGCTTCCTCATGCATCTGCTGGCGCTGCGGGCGCTGAAGGCCGACGGCGGCGTCCCGGTGCACGTCAAGGTCATCGCCGAGGGCTCCGAGGAGCAGGGCACCGGCGGCCTGGAGCGGTACGCCGAGGCCCACCCCGATCTGCTGCGGGCCGACGCGATCGTCATCGGCGACTGCGGCAACTTCCGCGTCGGCATGCCGACCGTCACCGCCACCCTGCGCGGCATGGCCATGGTGCGGCTGACCGTGGACACGCTGGCCGGGAACCTCCACTCGGGCCAGTTCGGCGGTGCCGCCCCCGACGCGCTCGCCGCCCTGATCCGCGTCCTGGACTCGCTGCGGGCCGAGGACGGTTCCACCGCGGTGGACGGTCTGGCCTCCGACGCCGCCTGGCCCGGCCTCCAGTACCCGGAGGAGGAGTTCCGCAAGGACGCGAAGGTGCTCGACGGCGTCGGGCTGACGGGCGCCGGGACGGTCGCCGACCGGATCTGGGCCCGCCCGTCGGCCACCGTCATCGGCATCGACTGTCCGCCGGTCGTCGGGGCGACGCCGTCCGTGCAGGCGAGCGCTCGGGCACTGATCAGCCTGCGGGTGCCGCCGGGGGTGGACGCGGCCGACGCGGCGGAGCTGCTGACGGCCCATCTGGAGCGCCACGTGCCGTGGGGCGCGCGGGCCCGGGTCGAGCAGATCGGCCAGGGCCAGCCCTTCCGTGCCGACACGAGCAGCCCCGCGTACCGGGCGATGGCCGAGGCGATGGCCGCGGCCTACCCCGGGGAGGAGATGCACGAGGCCGGCCAGGGCGGCTCGATCCCCCTCTGCAACACGCTCGGCTCCCTCTACCCGGAGGCCGAGATCCTGCTCATCGGTCTCTCGGAGCCCGAGGCCCAGATCCACGCGCCGAACGAGTCGGTCGACCCGGTCGAGCTGGAGCGGCTGGCGGTGACGGAGGCGTACTTCCTCCAGAACTACGCACGGACGGCCGCCTCCGGCTGA
- a CDS encoding response regulator transcription factor: protein MCANVIVAEDDAKQAELVRRYLEREGHAVTVVTEGLAALEQARRGEPDLLVLDVMMPRADGLDVLRVLRSEGRELAVLMLTARSTEDDLLLGLDLGADDYMTKPYSPRELMARVRTLLRRTRREAHGGEDPVVRVGALAVDPRRHEVTVDGVRVPCTPAEFRLLVTMAAEPERVFTREQLLAELHGFDRYISSRTVDVHIMNLRKKIERSPRRPDRLLTVFGVGYKLVDPAKKASRASAR, encoded by the coding sequence GTGTGCGCAAACGTGATAGTCGCGGAAGACGACGCGAAGCAGGCCGAGCTGGTACGCCGCTACCTCGAACGTGAAGGGCACGCGGTCACGGTGGTGACCGAAGGTCTCGCCGCGCTGGAGCAGGCCCGGCGCGGCGAGCCGGACCTGCTCGTCCTCGACGTGATGATGCCACGGGCCGACGGCCTCGACGTGCTGCGCGTACTGCGCTCGGAGGGGCGGGAGTTGGCGGTCCTCATGCTGACCGCCCGGTCGACGGAGGACGATCTGCTGCTCGGGCTCGACCTGGGTGCCGACGACTACATGACCAAGCCGTACAGCCCCCGGGAGCTGATGGCCCGGGTGCGCACCCTCCTGCGGCGCACCCGACGGGAGGCACACGGCGGGGAGGACCCGGTGGTGCGGGTCGGGGCCCTCGCCGTCGACCCGCGCCGGCACGAGGTGACGGTGGACGGCGTACGGGTCCCGTGCACCCCGGCCGAGTTCCGGCTCCTGGTGACGATGGCGGCCGAGCCCGAACGCGTCTTCACCCGTGAGCAGCTGCTCGCCGAACTGCACGGCTTCGACCGGTACATCAGCAGCCGGACGGTCGACGTGCACATCATGAATCTCCGCAAGAAGATCGAGCGGTCGCCCCGGCGCCCGGACCGGCTGCTCACCGTCTTCGGCGTCGGCTACAAGCTCGTGGACCCGGCGAAGAAGGCGTCGCGTGCGTCGGCGCGCTGA
- a CDS encoding ATP-binding protein has product MRRRAEYAGSRLPLHKSLLGRLLAVSALVAFCSVAATAWLAVQTTSGAIEQEQGRNLAADTRVLDALLGYAAEHPTWDGVGRTVRELADTSDRRITLTTQDRRILADSAAPSPSPPALPSEASAVVDPLSVTGTGSATVGAAPVTVGTPEATGPPAGGTRPSADAVPPEAGAAPDAPATDRASPGPPGTPSGSLVVARSENDRIDPRAVGPFRLPETERTSLRRTAEEAVQCLGRSGIASDLVESPSGRPRIQVVGNDPERVRESRCRTDTLNTPTRTEVKALTALNELVNACLDRQGRDAVQLDLDLSWDAGDGALRAPRYEPDREPTSAPEYPEERVATPVPAPTEADRDSENDRDIASCVGIARQEQLSSHVASPALLFIGAPGGGTVPGFDLSPANTAKIIGVAALVLALTVGASVLAGVKLVRPLHALTGAAQRLRDGQDSAPVLVTTDNEVGRLATAFNDMAEHRARSEEQRKVMVSDVAHELRTPLSNIRGWLEGAQDGVAEPDALFISSLLEEAVQLQHIIDDLQDLAAADAGALRLHPEPTRIGDLLAHVAAAHQARAEAAGVLLTVATDTREPVPELTADPVRLRQAIGNLVSNALRHTPAGGQVTLRAYPAPAGKDRELEATKGAWGVDEVVVEVVDTGSGIAPGDLSQVFDRFWRAEKSRSRRTGGSGLGLAIVRKLVEAHGGSAAVTSSVGEGSVFTLRLPSAGPGTPDGSGQCREEPPAS; this is encoded by the coding sequence GTGCGTCGGCGCGCTGAGTACGCGGGCAGCCGGCTGCCGTTGCACAAGAGTCTGCTCGGGCGGCTGCTGGCCGTGTCGGCGCTGGTGGCGTTCTGTTCGGTCGCCGCGACCGCCTGGCTGGCGGTGCAGACGACGTCCGGGGCGATCGAGCAGGAACAGGGCCGCAACCTTGCCGCCGACACCCGGGTCCTCGACGCGCTCCTCGGTTACGCGGCGGAGCACCCCACCTGGGACGGCGTCGGCAGGACCGTACGGGAGCTGGCGGACACCTCCGACCGCAGGATCACCCTGACGACGCAGGACCGGCGCATCCTCGCCGACTCCGCCGCGCCCTCCCCGTCCCCGCCCGCGCTGCCCTCCGAGGCGTCGGCGGTCGTGGACCCGCTGTCCGTGACCGGCACCGGGTCGGCGACGGTCGGCGCCGCGCCTGTGACGGTCGGCACCCCTGAGGCGACCGGGCCGCCGGCCGGCGGAACGCGGCCGTCCGCCGACGCGGTGCCGCCCGAGGCCGGCGCGGCACCCGACGCGCCCGCGACCGACAGGGCATCACCCGGCCCGCCCGGGACGCCGTCCGGCTCCCTCGTGGTGGCCCGTTCGGAGAACGACCGGATCGATCCCCGGGCAGTCGGCCCGTTCCGGCTCCCGGAGACCGAGCGCACATCGCTCCGGCGCACCGCCGAGGAGGCCGTCCAGTGCCTCGGCCGGTCCGGGATCGCCTCGGACCTGGTCGAGAGCCCCAGCGGGCGCCCCCGGATCCAGGTCGTCGGCAACGACCCCGAACGGGTGCGCGAGAGCCGGTGCCGGACGGACACGCTGAACACGCCCACCAGGACCGAGGTCAAGGCGCTGACCGCGCTCAACGAGCTCGTCAACGCCTGTCTGGACCGGCAGGGACGCGACGCCGTGCAGCTCGACCTCGACCTCTCCTGGGACGCGGGCGACGGTGCGCTCCGCGCTCCGCGGTACGAGCCGGACCGCGAGCCCACGTCCGCCCCCGAGTATCCCGAGGAGCGTGTGGCCACTCCCGTCCCCGCTCCCACCGAGGCGGACCGCGACAGTGAGAACGACCGGGACATCGCCTCGTGCGTCGGCATCGCCCGTCAGGAGCAGCTCAGTTCCCACGTCGCCTCGCCTGCTCTGCTGTTCATCGGTGCCCCGGGGGGCGGCACCGTTCCCGGCTTCGACCTGTCGCCCGCCAACACCGCGAAGATCATCGGAGTCGCCGCGCTCGTCCTCGCGCTCACCGTCGGCGCCTCGGTCCTCGCGGGGGTCAAGCTGGTGCGGCCGCTGCACGCGCTCACCGGTGCCGCCCAGCGCCTGCGGGACGGCCAGGACTCGGCGCCCGTGCTCGTCACCACGGACAACGAGGTGGGCCGGCTGGCCACCGCGTTCAACGACATGGCCGAGCACCGGGCCCGGTCCGAGGAGCAGCGCAAGGTGATGGTCAGCGATGTCGCGCACGAGCTCCGCACCCCCCTGAGCAACATCCGGGGCTGGCTGGAGGGCGCGCAGGACGGTGTCGCGGAACCGGACGCGCTGTTCATCTCCTCACTGCTGGAAGAGGCGGTGCAGTTGCAGCACATCATCGACGACCTCCAGGACCTGGCGGCCGCCGACGCGGGCGCCTTGCGCCTGCACCCCGAACCCACGCGGATCGGTGATCTGCTCGCCCACGTCGCCGCGGCCCACCAGGCGCGGGCCGAGGCGGCGGGGGTCCTGCTGACGGTGGCGACGGACACCCGGGAACCGGTCCCCGAGCTCACCGCCGACCCGGTGCGGCTGCGGCAGGCGATCGGGAATCTGGTCTCCAACGCCCTGCGGCACACCCCGGCGGGCGGGCAGGTGACTCTGCGCGCGTATCCCGCCCCGGCCGGGAAGGACCGGGAGCTGGAGGCCACGAAGGGAGCGTGGGGCGTGGACGAGGTGGTGGTGGAGGTCGTCGACACCGGGAGCGGAATCGCCCCCGGGGATCTTTCCCAGGTCTTCGACCGGTTCTGGCGCGCCGAGAAGTCCCGCAGCCGGCGTACCGGGGGCAGCGGCCTGGGGCTGGCGATCGTCCGCAAGCTCGTCGAGGCGCACGGAGGGTCGGCGGCTGTCACCAGCTCCGTGGGAGAGGGCTCGGTCTTCACCTTGCGGCTCCCGTCGGCGGGACCGGGCACGCCGGACGGCTCCGGGCAGTGCCGCGAGGAGCCCCCGGCGTCCTGA
- a CDS encoding class F sortase, whose amino-acid sequence MSFTPHMPRRIAVLAAAAGLLLAPLTGCGTDGTPEASAGAPSPTRSARTEHAPDAPAAPAPTRVVVPSVGVDSTLMRLGLNQDGTVEVPPAEKGMTAGWYAGGAVPGEPGAAVLIGHNSTRFGKAVFHDLHEITEGADITVSDGAGGEAHFTVTGKETVRKDGFPTEKVYGATGERVLRLITCDGDFDAEGHPVDNLIVYATLR is encoded by the coding sequence ATGTCCTTCACACCGCACATGCCGCGGCGGATCGCCGTGCTCGCGGCGGCGGCCGGCCTGCTGCTCGCACCGCTCACCGGTTGCGGCACGGACGGCACCCCCGAAGCGTCCGCCGGGGCCCCCTCGCCCACCCGTTCCGCGCGGACGGAGCACGCGCCGGACGCTCCAGCGGCGCCGGCCCCCACCCGCGTCGTGGTGCCCTCGGTCGGCGTCGACAGCACGCTGATGCGGCTGGGCCTCAACCAGGACGGGACGGTGGAGGTCCCGCCCGCCGAGAAGGGGATGACGGCCGGCTGGTACGCGGGCGGGGCCGTCCCCGGCGAGCCGGGCGCGGCCGTGCTCATCGGGCACAACAGCACACGATTCGGCAAGGCCGTCTTCCACGACCTGCACGAGATCACCGAGGGGGCGGACATCACGGTGTCCGACGGGGCGGGCGGGGAAGCGCACTTCACGGTCACCGGGAAGGAGACCGTGCGGAAGGACGGCTTCCCCACCGAGAAGGTCTACGGAGCGACCGGGGAGCGCGTGCTCCGCCTGATCACCTGTGACGGCGACTTCGACGCCGAGGGGCACCCCGTCGACAACCTGATCGTGTACGCGACGCTCCGCTGA
- a CDS encoding NUDIX hydrolase codes for MIIWINGAFGADQTAVAKELTELLPRSVLFDPETVEEQLVRLLPPKRLAEVADLQELPMWRRLVVDTAAALFAETGSEVVVPGSLLRQEYRDEIFGALAARRIAVSHVLVDPGETILRARAAEPPAGARTASRHPHDAAAYGAVLLAWLAADAYVLDTRELSPPQTARRIADLLHEGGARACDIVQTPEPTAETVASGVLLFDERDRVLLVDPTYKPGWEFPGGIVEPGEAPAAAGVREVAEETGLHLDRGVLRLLVMDWEPPVPPGFGGLRLLFDGGRLDSREAGGMLLPGPELRACRFVGLDEAEELLPPVRFERLRWAVAARGSGGPLYLERGIPLRWGN; via the coding sequence GTGATCATCTGGATCAACGGTGCGTTCGGGGCGGACCAGACCGCCGTGGCGAAGGAACTGACCGAGCTGCTCCCGCGGAGCGTGCTCTTCGACCCGGAGACCGTCGAGGAACAACTCGTGCGGCTGCTGCCGCCGAAGCGGCTGGCCGAGGTGGCGGACCTCCAGGAACTCCCGATGTGGCGGCGGCTCGTGGTCGACACGGCCGCCGCGCTGTTCGCGGAGACCGGGTCGGAGGTGGTCGTCCCCGGCAGTCTGCTGCGCCAGGAGTACCGGGACGAGATCTTCGGGGCGCTGGCGGCCCGGCGCATCGCGGTGAGCCACGTGCTGGTCGACCCTGGGGAAACGATCCTGCGGGCCCGGGCCGCCGAGCCGCCCGCCGGGGCCCGCACCGCTTCCCGCCACCCGCACGACGCCGCCGCGTACGGCGCCGTACTCCTCGCCTGGCTCGCGGCGGACGCGTACGTCCTCGACACCCGCGAACTGTCGCCGCCGCAGACCGCGCGTCGCATAGCCGACCTCCTCCACGAGGGCGGGGCCCGGGCCTGCGACATCGTCCAGACGCCCGAGCCGACGGCCGAGACCGTCGCGTCGGGGGTCCTGCTCTTCGACGAACGGGACCGGGTCCTGCTGGTCGACCCGACCTACAAGCCCGGCTGGGAGTTCCCCGGGGGCATCGTCGAGCCGGGGGAGGCGCCCGCCGCCGCCGGAGTGCGCGAGGTCGCCGAGGAGACCGGGCTGCACCTGGACCGAGGCGTGCTGCGCCTGTTGGTCATGGACTGGGAACCACCCGTACCTCCCGGCTTCGGCGGCCTGCGGCTGCTCTTCGACGGAGGGCGGCTGGACAGCCGCGAGGCCGGCGGGATGCTGCTGCCCGGACCGGAGTTGCGAGCCTGCCGCTTCGTCGGCCTCGACGAGGCGGAGGAGCTGCTGCCGCCGGTACGGTTCGAGCGGTTGCGGTGGGCCGTGGCGGCTCGGGGTTCCGGAGGGCCGCTCTACCTGGAGCGGGGGATTCCGCTGCGGTGGGGGAACTGA